In Ahaetulla prasina isolate Xishuangbanna chromosome 10, ASM2864084v1, whole genome shotgun sequence, the genomic window GGTGGCAAAACGCACACGAAGCTGCCTTCCTCTCATAGGAATATCATCAAGTTCTGCCTTTGCAATTTCAGCCAAAGCTCTAGATTCCTGTGGATAGGTTAATAAATCTTAATTTAGAAGAATGTTAAACAATGTAAGAATAATCTTAGTattaaaagtcttttaaaaaaaaaccttgaacatCAATGCTTACCAGTTTAATAAAGCCAAAACCTTTTCCCTTGTTAATAAAGACTTCTCCTGGTTCACCATATTTAGAGAATAATCTCTTAAACTCATCTTCGGTGATATCAGCAGGCAAATTCCCAACAAACAGCCTGCAGCGCTGAGTATATGTTTTCTCTCCAGGGCGTCTCAAAAGTGACAGATTTGCTTTAAAACCCTAACAAAATTAAAGGTAAAGTTAATGCTTGTATTTAAAACGCACtcacataattttatttattccccTCTTACATAGTGTCATGCAAGCATAGACTCTGACTGCACTCATAGCTTACTCCATATCCAAGCCAACACAGTAGATCAGCCTAGAAATACCCACTTTTGTATGCTATTATTCCTTTTTCATATTTACTTTCATTTACATTTCAATATTTCAAGAGAGTACTGAGCAATCTGACAATTTTCCATTTAGAAAGACTTAATGGATCTATCACATACTCAATCAACAACCATCACTGCACTGACCCTGCAGTATTTTAAAGAAAGGGAGAATTCTCTTAAGCATTGGCTGCCTATGTACATGGTGCACCAGATGatatttttacataaaagaataactatTTTTTCTATTGCATTTAAATGTAAGCTTCTTTCACGAAAATTGTACAGAACATGTCAAAATTGAATAAAGTTACCTTTACCCAGTCATGAAAAGAAATGTAATGCCTGCACCCTTAACACTTAGGCTAAAAGCTAAGGCACTATCACTGCATTTTGTAAGTACTTCACAGTATGCCTTTCCAGGTTCCCCATTAAATTTTGCCTAATAGCACCTATACTAGTAAGAAATCACAAATTCAAACATTAATGAAACTTTAAATCTGCACCACCTATTAAAAAAGACACTGATCATAATTATAGCCCAGGACAGCTAATAATGTGCCCGGATCATAATTTTACACTAACTAcagtataatatatattttatacatagcctaagacaattcctcttcattcaATGCAGCTCAGGCAAACCAAAACATTGGATACCAGTTATCTAAACTGTCTTGTATAGGCATCATTTTCTCCCAAGCCACTTAGCACAGCACTAAATTTCATTTATTAGGCCTTTACTTCAATATCTCTATTAAAAGTATCACAATTGTAATACAATTCATCACTATCACATTCATCTATGGTATTATGTAGCAGTTTCAATATTCAAAAATATgcaactatatatataaaaatcatcATACAGAAAAATGCCACATGAAACAGGCAATCTATCATGTCATTCCTTTTGTGTAGGAAATTCAaactagaaaatgaaaaaaatgtttcaaagcATCACAAGTGCCACTGCTAATACTCCTATTACCCTACCATAGAAACAAAGTAGCCAACAATGGCCCTGAAGGAAAAACCATCAGGCTTAATTTAGTTCACATAAACCATAAACCACTAATGCAAAGCATATGATTCCTTGATTTAAGAATAGTGGCATCTGCAAACTATGCTTCATACATATTGTTTTATATAAACCTATTTACGGTTTAGTTACTAAATCAGGTTACCAGATAAATGGCCAACCTTTGGTGAACCTAAACTCTTTCAGAATGCACATTACAAACTACAATAAAACTAAAAGAACACTTTAATACTGTACACTACAATGTTGCTTGCCTTAGATTGAGAGTAACTTAGATTGAGAGTAACTAGGTCGCTATTAACATTGTGGCTAATAGAGAATTCAAAATGGTGGTTAAAGGAGACATGAGCAAATTTGGAAGTTTCTTGCTCACCTCTGTGGCACATTGTacagattttttatatatataaacatacccactacatcttcctcttttccccacaacaatcattcggtgaggtgaggtgagttggactgagaaagTGAGAAAtgcagtcacccagccagctttggtacTTAAAGGAGGCCTAAAGGTCAGACTTCTGCTTTCTAAGTCAGCACCATAACCACATGAAACTGGCTCTCTATATTGCTGAGTATATTTCTGGATATATACACACAAGAGAACAAGCGTGCAGTAAAGACACCAGGTTAGGATCTTAGAAACCATCCTAGTTCTGCCTTGGGCCAGGCTTTCACTATCGGGCCTAGGAAGAAAACAATGATGAATCACTTCCCACTGTAGTTCCCCTGCATATTATTTTGCATGGTCTGTGACTGGCCCCAAGATTATCAAGAGAAGGGCCAGTTCCTGCAGTGAAGCAGGCACCCTACGAACAGTCAGCCTACTAAGGGCCTTTTTCTCAGAATAGTGTGATTTGTGTGATCAAGGATACTGCCATTAGAAtacttaattggccaagtgtgattggacacacaaggaatctgtcttggtgcacatgctctcagtgtacacaaaaggtacgttcatcaagaatcataaggcacaatacttaatgatagtcatagggaacaaataagcaatcaaatcatattagaaagtcaatataaggatacaagcaacaaagttacagtcctaagtgggaggATAAGGGTGAtaagaacgatgagattaatagcaatgcagacttaataactagtttgacagtgttgagggaattttgtttagcagtgatggcgatcgggaaaaaactgttcctgtgtctaatcAATCACTTTAAGGTACCAAAAATCAGGACTTGAATAGACAGCAAGCCGACTCTGTTCCGGGAAGATCAAGGCGGTAGCTCTTTAGAAAGGAAGCCATTTTCCCCGAGCTCGTCGGCCGCCACGCCCCACTGCAGAGCCCTCCGAGGATCCGGCCCTCGCGCATGCGCACTCCCGCGCCCAAAATGGCGGCAGAGAGCGCTTGTCGAGGAAGGAGCGCGGCAGAGAACGGACCCACCGGCGCCATCTTGTGTCAAGGCAGAGCCGGGAGGGGCCGCCGCGGTTCCGCTTACCTCAGCGTCGGAGACCTTCTCGTCCCCCGCGCCATGCTGCTGCGACGGAGGGGGGTGCTGGTGCTGAGATTGATGCTGGTGCTGGCTCTGCCCTCCGCGCCTTTCGCCGCCGCGGTGTTGCTGTCCAGGGCCGCCGCTGCTCTTCGGGCCGCCTGTCTGGGGCCCTCCGGGCCCTCCTTTCAGGCCACTTGTGGGTCCTCCTCCTCCGGTAGATGGGCCGGCTCCCTTCTTGGAACCGCCCTGCCCGGAGCTTTGGTTCGACGGCGCGTTACTCTGCGGCGGCGGCTGCGTCTCCCCGCCTCGGCTGCCGCTCTGGAGCCCTGATGGAGCGGCGGGTGCCGAGGCCGAACTTGGTGTGGAACTGGAAGAGGCCGAAGACGAGGTCGCGGGCGGTGCGCCGATCTGATTCTGGTTCGGCCCCAAGGAAGGCGACGAGGCTGCCGGGCTGGAGGAAACGGAGGCCGCGGAGGAAGGCGGAGTGGAAGTCGAGCTCGGCGGCTTAGGAGGCTCCGACTTCGGGGCGCCGCCGGGAGCGCCGCCGCCCATATGATGGTGGCTGCCGCGCGATTGCCCCATGCCGACCCCTATGCTCGGTGGCGGCGGCGATCGGAAGTCGTGGTTGCCGGGGAGGCCGCCacggcctccgccgccgccgcgccgATGGAAGCCGCCTCCACGGCTTCGAAAACGGTCTCTCGACATGGCGAATATGATGGCGGTTGAGATGGGGCCTGACGGCGACACGACGCTGTTCCTCCTCAGAGTCCGACCAAAGACAAAATGGCGCCAGacacagagattaaaaaaaacagcctCGCGGCCGCCTTTGTCTCGCTCTTTTATAGCCTCGGCGAACGGGCACAGTCCCCGCCTTTccggcttgctttttttttttttctcccttgagtGAGCCAATAGTAAACTTCCCCACCTAGATTGACAGCTTTCCGAACCGATCGCCAAAAAAGCAGgatgggaggtgggggaaaggcgGCCGCCTTCAACCCCCGGGGCTCCGTCGTTCGTCCATTCGCGAGCCGTAATACAGAAAAGAGCGACTCGAAGTCCTTTCACTTACGCTTCCACTGATTGGATCGTTTGGTTTCCAAAAGGCGGGGCTTGAGTGGTGAATGGGAGGGGTTCTAAACGGTGCGCATTGTCTTGCAGTGGACAGAGGCCACGTGGGCTGGTCTGGACGGATGGCCGTTTTGCTTCCCTGGAGCATCTTTTCTCTCCACCCTCCACTATCTTTTACTATAGGGATACATTCCCTTACTATGAACGTCATTCATAAATACCTTTAGATTTATTTCTTCAGTTCTCCTCCGCGTTCCTGCTCGACCACATTATTTAAACAACAGGGAAAGAATAAAAGTATTGAGCAAAAGAAACTAAAAACAGTAATGCGGAAATAGAGTTAGCTCGGGAGCTTCACCAGGGCTGCCATCTCCTTGCAAACTACAAACGATTTGAATATTATTACCCAATTACGCCTTTTATATATACTTGTGTGCGGTGTTGTGACGACGTGAGACACGTAGAGAAGGGTGGAGCTTGCATTGTGGCGTCGCAATGCAATATTTCACCTTTTTGATGTCGGCGTCGAGACTGGAGGTTTAGGGCAATAAACTTCATGACGGATGAATCTTGAGCTCCTGTCATTAAACCCGATGCAAACTTTTTTATGTCCCCAATCTGGAAACGCCAAATTGCTGATTTCTGTGTGAAAAACTATTCCATCGATTTTAGCTGCTTCTCTCTTAAACTATAATTTGAAATTGACCCAGATTTGCAATAAACAGAGCCCTTTTTTCAGAAGTTGTCTCATGGCAAATTGAagacaatacattttttttcctttaaggagAACAGCTTAATTTTATGcttatgttttatgtttatttCTTGGCAGGATTACAAATATGTGTAGCCACTCTTGTCTCTTACTAAAGGAtgaatcttattttattattattattatttttattatgtttatttgtcacaacagtatatataagcataagcatgaaaataactacataatatataagcatatatataatgaaaggaaacagtaggacaggaatagtaggcatgtttgtgctcttatgcacgccccttatagacctcttaggaaaggggtgaggtcaatagtagacagtttttggttaaagctttggggacttcgagaagagactacagagtcaggtagtgtattccaagcattaacaacgctgttactgaagtcatattttctgcaattaagattgaagcagttaacattaagtttaaatctattgtttgctcttgtatcgttgtgattgaagctgaagtagtcttcaacaggaaggacattgcagtagatgattctatgagttaaacacaggtcctctcggaggcagcggagttctaagttttctaaacccaggatttcaagtctggtggcataaggtattttgttgtatccagaggagtggagaactcttcttgtaaaatatttctggacacgttcaattgtattgatgtctgcaatgtagtatgggttccagacagacgagctgtattcaagaatttgtctagaaaatgttttgtggtatctggttagtagtgtagtgtttctagagaagaagctacgtaagattaggtttacaactcttaatgccttttttgcaatgtagttgcagtgggacttaggtcattggatatgaaaactccaaggtctttgacagggtgggggtcatctgtaaggtaatgtccatcaagtttgtatttagtgtttagattcttttttccaatatgtaagacagagcatttgctggttgagatttggagttgccaggttttagaccattctgacacaaagtcaaggtctttttgaagggtagctgtattgtttgttggtagtgttaaatagtttgacatcgtcagcaaagagaacacaattacttttaatatggtcgcagagatcattaatgtataatatgaagaggaacaggatttgatagggcactgcctattttgaccacttgttgtctgtttgacaggaaccctCAAAGAATCTTGCCAAGTTTCAGATGATGAATTTTGAGGTTATGTTTATTACTGTATTCAATAGCCACCAAATAAATATTGATGTTCTGAATACAATGAAAAAGGCCAAATATAAAATGCTAAAAATAgatctgattatttatttaatatgttcAATAGCATTCTGACATACTCTTTATTTTCCACCCAATAGAGACTTTAATATAGTTTACGAAAAGGCTTCTGTGTTGTTTCTGTGCCTTAGTATTTTTCAAATTTGACATATTTAAGACATGTGAActccaatttccagaattccccagctggatactgtaaaaaaaatcaaggtgaCAGTCATAATGAGGCAACTGAagctcttcctttttttattgtaTCATAGAACACTTGGACCCCCATTTGAGTATGAGACCCCTGTTTTACAAAGCGCAATAGCAGTGTTCTCCAAACACAGTAAAACAGGGGAAAAAGTGAAGCCATCATATACCTTACACAATTTGTGcctttagttttagaaaataccacTTTCTTTTTGTGCTCTGAATCTGGCCATAATTTGACTTGAAGGTAAGAATCCTAAATACATCCACATTATCAGGGCATTCCTTTCAAATCCCTCATGAGGGATATGAGAATGAATATTCATAATGTTTGTATTTTTAGGATCATGCATAGGTTTTCCCctccactttttcttttcttcatattcTGCGTTTTCCCCCATCAGTTTTGTGTTTGTTACAATTTAATGCAccagtttaaaatatttcaaGATCTGCCCATAGTATACTTTTGGACACAAAGTTAAGCACACTGCAGCAATTCTCACCACCTATTTGGAATGGTCTTCAAACATATAATCTCTTTAATTACATATAATCTTGTATTCCTAGCTTAAGTTGGCtggatttgttatttattttcatttacagcATTTAGCCCACTACTAGCAAGACCTTTCTTTAAAATGGTCCCCACAGAAGCAGCCCTGTGAATCAGGTTGCTTTGAAAGCTAGTAACTGCCCCAACCACCTTGGTCAAGGGAAACttttttttgtacaagtttttattgcttttttagtttccccccctccacacaTACACAACTCATGAACAGAGTATTAGCCATATCgtgtcttatacaattcaatatattcaaatatattttactcaactacagtttttgccaaaatattcttttttcatagttttttatttatttcctaatctttccttacttattttattaaatcacatcttcttttgtcctcaagttcttgtaggaagttagcacccacccccctcctagaagaatgaaatatcttaggaaatattaaaaagggcagaatattatatttccctggatgagaaatggagaaacatgtttttaggacaaagcagctccctgcaactttctgccaccccccacttttgtcaatggaccatcatctgcaacacaataggacccacctagcaacagaaactccccacctgacacctgggaagattacatcagccagcaaggctagctaagacccccaccccctgggagtctgacaaccaatcaggacactcttcctgtgtcccagaaagttcaaagctcagaaaaagcataaagccagggagcgcacaggatctcatccctttttctgttcaggaactcaagccatgtgatcctgaccaccattaaaccatttttccaagcagtctccatgtttccagtgtctttgtccccacttggaacagaacccagatggatatttcttccaacattctaatttcttcatttttattcatattcattccctttcattctttttttaaaaaaatatttcaatgtttatcctaatatattcaaatatattcggggttgtctttcctccatttccttttcacagcaatccttctGTTcacttctttccctcccccctttcttcgtatctattttcttctctcctctcctactccttttctacttcccgttcctttctcctcctccactctacttcctccctatctgtcCTTCACTCCTATtctttatttcccctaccttacctcctctcctcttccctttcttctttctctctccctccttctccctttccatctctctccttcttcttacctctctccattgctgtatttatttttaatatttctagttGGTCAAGGGAAACTTAAACCTGAGTTTCTAGTTTAGTTCTCAGCCATTAAAAAGAACTGGATTCTGCCAGCTATGTGTTGTGAGTTCTggctggcattcagacaaatcagccatcagcaggcacatagagataaacaacatctatatACCATTCAGGAGATAATccaaaagctaaaaaggaaacaaagagtCCATAATCTCTCCTCCGCCAGCAATCAACTCCCATGTGAGTAGAACacattaacaccaagattaacactacatcaacaatcaaataaacaataCTCTGATCAAGGCAAGCCACAGTGTATATAAATAGAGCAAACcccttctagcagtgatgatgttatctagttgggtaatcaaatgtctataagaaaacaaccaagctcagagagcaggaaGGATTCAGCAGTTGCCAATGACCAAACTTTCCATTGCTTCTGTCaacaatagaatggaatggaatagaatagaatagcattttttttttattggccaagtgtgattggacatataaggaatttgtcttggtgcatatgctctcagtgtaaataaacgaaaagaaacgttcatcaagactcataaggtacaacacttaatgatagtcataataaataagcaatcaggaaacaatatcaatataaatcgtaaggatacaagcaacaaagttacagtcatgcagtcataagtggaaggagatggatgatgggaatgatgagaagattaataatagtgcagatttagtaaatagtttgacagtgttgagggaattaattgtttagcagagtgatggccttcggggaaaaactgttcttgtgtctagttgttctggtgtgcagtgctctatagcgtcgttttgagggtaggagttgaaacagtttatgtccaggatgtgaggggtctgtaaatattttcacagccctctttttgactcgtgaagtatacaggtcctcaatggaaggcaggttggtagcaaacgAGGAAAAGGTTGCTATTTCCACTATACTGTTTGAGGTAATAGTATATTCAATACTATTTAGTGTTGTGTACTCCATGAGCTCCTCCTAGGAGCTATGGACCATACTTACTGCCAATTACTGCCAATGCTGTCCTTCCCTTATTGGAACTGGGTCAAAATTGACTCAAGTTCTGCCTGTTCCCCTCTTTTTGCCAGAGTTAAGGCGTTTACATAGCAGAGGGGTGTAAAGAAAATCAGGAGGGACACTGCCTGATTTTCTTTGCAAACAATCTATTGTGCTATGACTTGATTATCTGAGTATGGCTCTAGCATTTTTTGGAGAGGATACCACCATGTCAACATTCAAATAGCTTAAGGGGTAGGTCATTACTAAAGAGAAATATTGTGCCAGTTACTCCAACAGTTTGAATGGTACCCTGCCAGGTACCCAAGCCCAGCTAACCTCATGCTAAGGAAGTAGTTGGTGGTTGCTTTTCCTCATGACCCACAAAACTGGTTGAAAGAGGAAACGCAGCCAGAAGAAACTACAAAACGCTGCCCTTAAATTGTCCTGCATTCAAATTGTAACGTCAGCACCAATCACAAGCTTGTTCCTGAGACTGTGCAATGTCTGTTGACCTACTTTTCTGGCATTTCAAGGTCAGGAGGCATGCACACCGACACAGGCGTGAGGAAGAATCTTATGATTCCAGAAAACACTTTTTAGCTTCAGAGCAAATAGCCCATCAAAATCTGGATTGGAAGACTGTGGTAGAATACAAGCTTTGTACACAAAAGGCTTAGATTGATATCCCCTCATGAGAATGGTATAGACAGACTCTGGCCTGCAATGCAGTAAAACCACTGCCAGACATTGCTGATAATGCAGAAATACACACATCAATGATTCTCGTAGTACAACAGAAGATTCTATACTCTTCATCGTTACAAAAATCAGAACGTTCTTGATTAATTAAACAGCCATAGGGGAGAATTgagcaataaaaaataaacccacgGGGAGAAttaagcaataaaaaataaacccatcTAGCATTATGTATCCATAGAAGTCCAATCCAGTTTTGTGGATTGGACAGTATTTGTCGTAACTCCCAACCAATATTCCAACCAGCTAACCTGCGATGGTCCAGATCTGCAGTGAGAAGGAAGGCATGGCTAGATCACATTTTGAATGCAGTCTATTTCTTTAGGGTTTATTTTTCTTAGCTATTGTGGAATATTTGGCTGAAACAAATCTTGGCACAGAATGAAAACACATTCTAAGTTCAAAAGCCTCTGTTCAATTATCTAGGCATGTGATACTCACGCTGCAAAACTCAAGATTGCATTTTATGGAAGCAAAAAGTGTGTGATTCTTTGCTACCTTCTAGAGTTTATCCAGATTTTTGCATCACAGATCTGATACTTAAATTATTTGCAAATTTGCATTTGTGTTTATACTACAATTAGTGAAATGTTGTTTATACTGCAATTAGTTAATTATGGTGATTTCCCATGATAAAGAAGGAGCTTCTAAAAGCAGttctatatttatttgtatttatttgtatttttgcttTTGTATGAGACTGTATACTCCGAAAGACTGAAATAATGCCGAAAGGAGTCTGGTTTATGTATTTAGTTATTTCACGTGCAGAAACTTTATTTTACAATTTTGTAAAATTGGAAAGCTATAAGAAAAATACCCCAAAATACCTTCCACTGTGGGACCATGCCTATTCATGATTTTGAAGAGAACTCCAGTCTGAACAAGGATGACCaccaaaacagtggtgaaatctgaaccggtttactaccggttagctggctgcacatgtgcgctgcttgtgtatgcgcagtgtgcaccatgcactAAATGtgtggtgtgcacatgcacgcagtgcacgccaaaaggaggcatgaagTAAGTAGAACCGGGGGGGGGATCAGTGTGGCACGCGATCtcttttttactcttaaaagcatttttttacaacctatttgatcgaataggttgtaaaatagaatagaatagaatagaatagaatagaatagaatagaatagaattttattggccaagtgtgattggacacacaaggaatttgtcttggtgcatatgctctcagtgtacataaaagaaaagatacgttcatcaaggtacaacatttacaacacaattgatgataatatatcaatataaatcataaggaaaaTGTccttccttatgatttatatcaatataaatcataaggaaacctttgaaaaaatgctttcaaaagaaaaaaaaaggctctgacgattgtgcggctcagccatgaccgtcagagccctttttttttaacttttaaaagcatttgttaaaagaagcggcaagtgggcgattgggtgggcatgggcacccATTGGattgggacagggatttttgctaccggttctccgaaccacccgccgccatcgctactgtatCAGCCGATCTGGTtctaactgggagcatttcacccctgcaccaaaaGGTAGATAATCATAAACACCTGTGGGTCTTTGGCCTGGCTAAACTGCAAAGAAATGCCTGTTTGTGGAACTAATTTCTTGTAAGAGCGCTATGTGACCCCAGATGATTGGAAGATAAGCCTGATGGCTCTGCTTCCACAAAATGGACGGTCCTTTCAAAGGGGAACTTGTGTTTTCCAACAGCAATAAGCTTTTCAACCACTAGGTGTCTCAAAGTACAACcgcaggaagtaatgatgaaatACTTTACGGGGGCACCAATTCGGAACAGTTTCTTGTTATCTGCATCAAACATTCTTTTACCAATCGCCTTAGCTGGTTCCTACGGGTCCAGCTGACCTGCAAAAGGCTTTTTTAGCCTTTGTCTGGACAAACAGAAACCAGTGGTCTtctagaaggaaagaaaaaacaagagataTACTGCCTCTCTTTGAGCAAGATGCTCCTTTTATTTGTCTGATTTTAAAATGGGTCCATTGCTTTGCTTAGATCTATCATCACATTGCAGAATATGAGATTAGTTCTGCGCCCTAGCCCCCCACTCCGACCCCTTCAGCTGCCGTCTTGCACTGAAGAGGTCCTAGGCAGCTTTCCACAATCAAGTGCCTCTGTTTGAGTATTGAGAAGGCAACCAAGCCCTTGACAGGTGAAGCATGAAGGATGGACTTGAGATGACAaatggaagagggaagggaaggatttctgGCTGTCTCTTCAGGGAACTCAGCCAGAGCTCTAAGACAATGTCTGAGCCAAAATATAATTAGGAGTCAAATTTTGGAAAGCTGGTCATTTCTTCATCCCTACCAACAAAGACAAATGATATAAAAAGATGATTTTAGGTAATGGTTATGTCTTACCCATGCTTAATCTGATGGAATTAACCGAAATGCTTACCCTTGGATAGCACATGAAACCATGAAGAAAGCAAAGGGGAAAGTGGCATCAGACACATCATGACAACATTCATGTCATGAGCATAATTAGGTCACCAATGCATGTCATGTCATCAGGCTCCTATCCAATATCTATGCTGTTTGGGTCCATATGCTAAATTAGAGTGTGGATAGGTGTATAGAGTATCATGGGAACGCAGCCTATGGAACTGTTTGGTGATGCCACTGGAGTCTTCTCTGTCAGTAGAGGCTGTCTTCCTAGCTTCAGTTAATGCATCAGTGATATTCTCCTCTAGACGAGGCGGCAACCCACCTACAGTTGTCCTTGACTTGGAAAGAAACAGATGGTGCCGCATGAAGCAGCTAAGCTCGTGAGTGGGATGACTAAGTATGTACATATTATCTACTGCTAAATCAACTACAACCACAGGACTAATTTTACAATCCCTCTTGCATGGACTTTCTTGTCGGTGGTGCTTaccctctttgcttaaaagctctGCTCTGGGGTTTGTTATCCACAAGAGTTTGGCTCCGCTAATATATTGAGACACAAACAAATCAACACAAGCGAATCATATTGGGAGTTTATTGTCATCCATGCCAGGAGACCTCCTTCCTTGCAGCCTGGATTGGAAGCAGTTAATCCCAGAAAGAAGACTTGTCAGGACGCTGATTGATAATATTTATTGGGCAAGAATTCTAGAAAGTAGCCTCATTTCAAATAGGATAGGCAAATTAGGGTGGCAAATTCTTGTCCATTTTCTCCTTATGCAGAGGGCTGGAAGGTTGcctctttagaaaaaaaaaataaaagggggtggggtggggggaaagcagTCTGTCCTTGTCTTGATAATTGACATTTCCACCAGTCTGAGAAGCACCTCTCacaataaatatgaaccagccacAGGTGTCCATGGCAACTGCCAAGGGAAAAAGTCTTGAACATTTCTATTCATTGGAATCTC contains:
- the SFPQ gene encoding splicing factor, proline- and glutamine-rich isoform X3; translation: MSRDRFRSRGGGFHRRGGGGGRGGLPGNHDFRSPPPPSIGVGMGQSRGSHHHMGGGAPGGAPKSEPPKPPSSTSTPPSSAASVSSSPAASSPSLGPNQNQIGAPPATSSSASSSSTPSSASAPAAPSGLQSGSRGGETQPPPQSNAPSNQSSGQGGSKKGAGPSTGGGGPTSGLKGGPGGPQTGGPKSSGGPGQQHRGGERRGGQSQHQHQSQHQHPPPSQQHGAGDEKVSDAEGFKANLSLLRRPGEKTYTQRCRLFVGNLPADITEDEFKRLFSKYGEPGEVFINKGKGFGFIKLESRALAEIAKAELDDIPMRGRQLRVRFATHAAALSVRNLSPYVSNELLEEAFSQFGPIERAIVIVDDRGRSTGKGIVEFASKPAARKAFERCTEGVFLLTTTPRPVIVEPLEQLDDEDGLPEKLAQKNPMYQKISRERETPPRFAQPGSFEYEYSQRWKSLDEMEKQQRDQVEKNMKDAKDKLESEMEDAYHEHQANLLRQDLMRRQEELRRMEELHNQEMQKRKEMQLRQEEERRRREEEMMIRQREMEEQMRRQREESYTRMGYMDPRERDMRMGGTSAMNMGDPYGTTAQKFPPLAGGTGLGYETNPGVGQTSMSGTMMGSDMVKIISAG